A region from the Vibrio navarrensis genome encodes:
- the dbpA gene encoding ATP-dependent RNA helicase DbpA: MTTPFSTLPLKDELLATLDSLGYSEMTPIQAQSLPSVLAGEDVIGQGKTGSGKTATFALGLLSNLNVQRFRVQSLVLCPTRELADQVATEIRTLARGIHNIKVLTLCGGLPMGPQIGSLEHGAHILVGTPGRILDHMSKGRINLDELNTLVLDEADRMLEMGFQDAIDAIIDAAPSQRQTLLFSATFPSEIETIAAKVMKQPKWVKVESTHQQSTIEQRFYQLESTEERDNALEALLLTHRPESCVVFCNTKKEVQNVTDELHNRKFSVIELHGDMEQRERERALTMFANKSVSILVATDVAARGLDVDNLDAVINFELSRDPEVHVHRIGRTGRAGSKGIAISFYSEKELYRIERIEEYMGIDVHPAKLPQPENHKPYYPAMRTIQILGGKKEKVRAGDILGSLTKEAGIDGKLIGKINILPMVSYVAVDNSVVKQAEQQLQNGKMKGRNFRARIMK, from the coding sequence GTGACGACTCCTTTTTCTACCTTACCACTCAAAGATGAACTGCTAGCAACGCTCGATTCTTTGGGCTACTCCGAGATGACGCCAATTCAAGCGCAAAGCCTGCCGTCGGTCTTGGCAGGAGAAGATGTGATCGGTCAGGGCAAAACCGGCTCGGGCAAAACCGCAACATTTGCCTTGGGCCTGTTGAGCAACCTCAATGTGCAGCGCTTTCGCGTCCAATCCTTGGTACTGTGCCCAACGCGAGAACTCGCCGACCAAGTCGCCACTGAAATTCGTACGCTGGCGCGTGGTATTCACAACATCAAAGTGCTAACGCTGTGCGGCGGCTTGCCAATGGGGCCGCAAATCGGTTCGCTCGAACATGGCGCCCATATTTTAGTTGGCACTCCGGGGCGCATTTTGGATCACATGTCCAAAGGACGCATCAACTTAGACGAGCTCAATACGCTGGTATTGGACGAAGCTGATCGCATGCTGGAAATGGGTTTCCAAGATGCCATCGACGCCATCATCGATGCCGCGCCCAGCCAGCGCCAAACCTTGCTGTTCAGCGCTACCTTCCCGAGCGAGATCGAAACCATCGCCGCCAAAGTGATGAAACAGCCGAAATGGGTCAAAGTCGAATCGACTCATCAGCAATCGACTATCGAGCAACGTTTCTATCAACTAGAAAGCACCGAAGAACGTGACAATGCGCTGGAAGCGCTGCTTCTTACCCATCGTCCAGAATCTTGTGTGGTCTTTTGTAATACCAAGAAAGAAGTGCAAAACGTGACGGATGAGTTGCACAACCGTAAATTCAGCGTGATCGAGCTACACGGTGATATGGAGCAGCGCGAACGCGAACGTGCGCTGACCATGTTCGCCAATAAGAGTGTTTCGATTCTGGTCGCCACCGATGTGGCGGCGCGTGGACTGGATGTCGATAACCTCGATGCGGTGATCAACTTCGAGCTGTCACGCGATCCAGAAGTGCATGTGCACCGTATCGGCCGTACTGGTCGCGCCGGTTCGAAAGGGATTGCCATCAGCTTTTACAGTGAGAAAGAGCTGTATCGCATTGAACGCATTGAAGAATACATGGGTATTGATGTGCACCCGGCTAAATTGCCGCAACCTGAAAATCACAAACCCTATTATCCAGCGATGCGTACTATTCAGATCCTTGGCGGCAAAAAAGAGAAAGTGCGCGCTGGGGATATTCTCGGTTCATTGACCAAAGAAGCGGGCATCGATGGAAAATTGATCGGAAAAATCAATATCCTGCCGATGGTCTCTTATGTGGCGGTCGACAATTCCGTGGTTAAGCAGGCCGAACAACAACTGCAAAATGGCAAAATGAAAGGGCGTAATTTTAGAGCCCGCATCATGAAGTAG
- the cueR gene encoding Cu(I)-responsive transcriptional regulator has protein sequence MNIGAIAKLTGLSSKSIRMYEEKGLISPPLRSDSGYREYGAKHIQELNLISRAKQAGFSLQECKEFVQLAENPERKSSEVKARTKEKLAEVEQKIAHLQEIKQQLESWITACPGNTDSHCPILDDLTR, from the coding sequence ATGAATATTGGTGCAATTGCAAAGTTAACCGGATTATCCAGCAAATCGATCCGCATGTATGAAGAGAAGGGGCTGATATCGCCGCCGCTGCGCAGCGATTCAGGCTATCGCGAATATGGGGCAAAGCACATTCAGGAACTCAACCTCATTTCTCGTGCTAAACAGGCAGGGTTTTCGCTGCAAGAATGCAAAGAGTTTGTGCAATTGGCCGAGAATCCTGAGCGAAAGAGCAGCGAAGTCAAAGCAAGAACCAAAGAAAAACTGGCTGAAGTGGAACAGAAAATCGCCCATTTACAGGAAATCAAGCAGCAACTGGAGAGTTGGATCACCGCTTGTCCGGGAAATACCGACAGCCACTGCCCGATTTTAGACGATTTGACGCGCTAA
- a CDS encoding helix-turn-helix domain-containing protein — protein sequence MARVVRNRERRRKIALTEQIGEPGQQQIITKGNSANTVLVEGQFLNYRYADSIALQGSISTELKESEIVSTAQPCLNLVFLISGKVKFGFDNREFELCAAEQPKAMVINLAQPTTFRRTLLANNQIKKLNIAIHPDWLKHRLSGDEPIAHFLSHHLACCELPFAENMAKAISAILAMSVCGSLQQKLQLECQSHLLIAQSLNLLNEQNFERPTSEPHHDYHKIEQILSYIDANLHQPLDLTHLAKRFSMSVSNLQRHFKQALNLTISGYIRHRRLNIAKIQLERGLISVTEAAYEAGYHHPSNFTNAFKRTFGITPNEIAQKPLLSTIKGNSAA from the coding sequence ATGGCGCGAGTGGTAAGAAATCGAGAAAGAAGAAGAAAAATTGCCCTAACCGAGCAAATTGGAGAACCAGGTCAACAACAAATTATTACCAAGGGGAACTCTGCCAATACGGTACTGGTTGAAGGCCAGTTTCTCAACTACCGCTACGCAGATTCAATTGCCTTGCAAGGCAGTATCAGCACCGAACTCAAAGAGAGCGAAATCGTCTCAACCGCGCAGCCATGCCTGAACTTGGTGTTTTTGATTAGCGGCAAAGTAAAATTTGGTTTTGATAACCGCGAGTTTGAGCTCTGTGCTGCTGAACAGCCAAAAGCGATGGTGATCAATCTAGCCCAACCGACCACGTTCAGACGCACTCTGCTCGCCAACAATCAGATCAAAAAGCTCAATATTGCTATTCATCCCGATTGGTTAAAGCACCGTTTAAGCGGCGACGAACCGATTGCTCACTTTCTTTCGCATCATTTGGCCTGCTGCGAACTGCCTTTTGCAGAAAACATGGCAAAAGCCATCAGCGCCATCCTCGCTATGTCGGTCTGCGGCTCTTTACAGCAAAAGCTACAACTGGAGTGCCAGTCTCATTTGTTGATCGCACAGTCCTTAAATTTACTGAATGAGCAAAACTTCGAGCGCCCTACTTCAGAGCCACATCATGACTATCACAAAATCGAACAGATCCTCTCTTACATTGATGCAAATTTGCACCAGCCGCTCGACCTGACTCACTTGGCCAAGCGCTTTTCCATGAGCGTGTCCAATTTACAACGCCACTTTAAACAGGCGCTCAACTTGACCATCAGCGGCTATATTCGTCATCGCCGTTTGAACATCGCCAAAATTCAGCTTGAACGTGGATTGATCAGCGTCACCGAAGCAGCGTATGAGGCGGGCTACCATCATCCATCCAATTTCACCAATGCCTTTAAGCGTACATTCGGCATCACTCCCAATGAGATTGCACAAAAGCCACTACTCAGTACAATCAAGGGAAACAGCGCAGCCTGA
- a CDS encoding SulP family inorganic anion transporter encodes MLHTIKRDWFSNVRGDLLAGLVVALALVPEAIAFSIIAGVDPKVGLYASFSIAVIIAFVGGRPGMISAATGAMALVMVTLVKEHGLQYLLAATVLTGVIQIIAGYLRLGDLMRFVSRSVVTGFVNALAILIFMAQLPELTNVTWHVYAMTAAGLGIIYLFPYVPYIGKLLPSPLVCIISLTAVAITFGIDVRTVGDMGELPDTLPIFLWPDVPMTLETLMIILPYSFALAIVGLLESMMTATIVDDLTDTSSDKNRECKGQGIANIATGFIGGMGGCAMIGQSIINVKSGGRGRLSTFCAGLFLIIFVVFLSDWLKQIPMAALVAVMIMVSIGTFSWSSVKELKTHPLSTNIVMIATVAVVVVTHNLAIGVFVGVLLASLFFANKIGRFMVVKSQLAENGEERTYQIVGQVFFASSDQFLQSFDFKEALERVTIDLSAAHFWDITSVSSLDRVVIKFRREGTQVNLIGMNEATATIVDKFGIHDKPEEVEKLMGGH; translated from the coding sequence ATGTTACATACCATCAAGCGCGATTGGTTTTCCAATGTGCGAGGCGATTTGCTGGCGGGCCTCGTGGTGGCCCTAGCACTCGTGCCGGAAGCCATTGCGTTTTCGATCATTGCAGGCGTCGATCCGAAAGTCGGCCTTTATGCCTCTTTTAGTATTGCGGTGATCATCGCGTTTGTTGGCGGACGTCCGGGTATGATCTCAGCGGCGACCGGAGCCATGGCGCTCGTTATGGTGACCTTAGTCAAAGAACACGGCTTGCAATATTTGCTCGCAGCCACCGTCTTAACGGGTGTGATTCAAATCATCGCTGGCTACCTGCGACTGGGTGATCTGATGCGTTTTGTTTCCCGTTCCGTCGTCACGGGGTTTGTTAACGCGCTGGCTATTTTGATTTTTATGGCGCAATTGCCAGAACTGACCAACGTCACTTGGCACGTTTACGCCATGACCGCCGCTGGCCTCGGGATTATTTATCTGTTCCCATACGTACCTTATATCGGCAAACTGCTCCCCTCGCCTTTGGTGTGCATCATCTCCTTAACGGCAGTGGCCATCACGTTTGGTATTGATGTGCGCACCGTTGGCGATATGGGCGAACTGCCCGACACCCTGCCAATTTTCCTCTGGCCCGATGTGCCGATGACACTCGAAACACTGATGATCATTTTGCCTTATTCCTTTGCACTGGCGATTGTTGGCCTGCTCGAATCGATGATGACCGCAACGATTGTCGATGACTTGACCGACACCAGCAGCGACAAGAACCGCGAGTGTAAAGGCCAAGGTATCGCCAACATCGCAACCGGTTTTATTGGCGGTATGGGCGGCTGTGCCATGATCGGCCAATCCATTATTAACGTGAAATCGGGTGGCCGTGGCCGTCTGTCGACCTTTTGCGCGGGCCTGTTCCTCATCATCTTTGTGGTGTTTTTGAGTGATTGGCTCAAGCAGATCCCAATGGCTGCGCTGGTTGCCGTGATGATCATGGTTTCGATTGGTACCTTCTCATGGAGCTCAGTCAAAGAGCTGAAAACCCACCCACTGTCGACCAATATTGTGATGATCGCTACCGTCGCTGTCGTGGTCGTGACGCACAACCTAGCCATTGGTGTGTTTGTCGGCGTACTACTCGCCTCTCTGTTCTTTGCCAATAAAATTGGCCGTTTCATGGTGGTGAAAAGCCAACTGGCTGAAAATGGCGAAGAGCGTACTTATCAGATTGTTGGACAAGTCTTTTTTGCCTCTTCAGATCAATTTTTGCAATCGTTCGACTTCAAAGAGGCGCTGGAGCGTGTCACTATCGATCTCTCAGCGGCGCATTTCTGGGACATTACGTCGGTTTCGTCTTTAGATCGTGTGGTGATTAAGTTCCGCCGCGAAGGCACCCAAGTGAATCTCATCGGCATGAACGAAGCCACCGCGACCATCGTGGATAAATTTGGCATTCACGATAAACCAGAAGAAGTAGAAAAACTCATGGGCGGACATTAA
- a CDS encoding siderophore ABC transporter substrate-binding protein, with protein sequence MKNYLGLVLVTGLFSTTVLANQVTIEHQMGKTTLSQVPQRVVVIGNGALDAVDYFGIEPIAVAKASVIPNYLSKYQQAKFVSAGSFFEPDFETIYMQKPDLIIVGPRAATKYKELSEIAPTVVFAIDQQQGYWKSTQQQWRNLGQVFAISDKVEQKIEQLDQQFKALHAYNEQHQSDALTVMSSGGNITAFGSESRFEAIYKDFGFKETVAGLKTGSHGDLVSYEFISKANPSTLLIIDRDKLVNKGESKTAQEFDNALIKSTKAFQDKRMTYLDLDAWYLSIAGVTATEQMIADIKKSVNL encoded by the coding sequence ATGAAAAACTACTTAGGTTTGGTTTTGGTCACTGGGCTCTTTTCTACAACGGTTTTAGCAAACCAAGTCACCATTGAGCATCAAATGGGTAAAACCACTTTGTCCCAAGTACCACAGCGGGTTGTGGTGATCGGCAACGGTGCACTGGACGCAGTTGATTACTTCGGTATTGAGCCGATTGCTGTGGCGAAAGCGTCGGTCATTCCGAATTACTTGAGCAAATATCAACAAGCGAAATTTGTTTCTGCCGGCAGTTTTTTTGAGCCGGATTTTGAAACCATTTACATGCAAAAACCGGATCTGATTATTGTTGGCCCTCGTGCGGCGACTAAGTACAAAGAGTTGTCGGAAATTGCGCCTACGGTGGTATTTGCAATCGATCAACAACAAGGTTACTGGAAAAGTACGCAGCAGCAGTGGCGTAATCTCGGCCAAGTGTTTGCTATTAGCGACAAAGTTGAGCAAAAAATTGAGCAGCTTGACCAGCAGTTTAAAGCGCTACACGCCTATAACGAGCAGCATCAGAGTGACGCTCTGACAGTGATGAGCTCAGGTGGCAACATCACGGCATTCGGTTCTGAGTCACGCTTTGAAGCGATTTACAAAGATTTTGGTTTCAAAGAGACGGTGGCGGGGCTAAAAACGGGCAGTCATGGTGATCTGGTTTCCTATGAATTTATCAGTAAAGCGAACCCGAGCACGCTGTTGATCATTGACCGAGACAAGTTAGTCAACAAAGGCGAAAGCAAAACAGCTCAGGAGTTTGACAACGCCCTCATCAAGTCCACTAAAGCTTTTCAGGACAAACGCATGACCTATTTGGATCTCGATGCGTGGTACCTTTCGATTGCTGGTGTGACGGCGACCGAGCAAATGATCGCTGACATCAAGAAATCCGTGAATCTTTAA
- a CDS encoding iron chelate uptake ABC transporter family permease subunit, translating to MSDRSKLLVMLFIALVFAVLFLGKGLTVDNYHYFLSRRFPKVLAMILAGIAVAQASLVFQTVTHNRILTPSILGFDNLYLLTQTLIVVGFGTVSHLVLNVYLNFTLSAVVMVLFSIALFGFYFQRGERNLITLLLVGLILGQLFANVAAFFMMIMDPNDFATVQASMFASFNHVDGGLVLFVTPMLLLATFLLLRMSRVLDVFWLDRDNAVSLGIDVDRVTKRVLLYSALLVAISTALVGPIMFFGLLVTNLAREIFRTYRHTILLPGCALFAVCALLVGQWMVENVLAFQTTLSVIINFIGGVYFISMLLRNRIV from the coding sequence GTGTCTGACCGTAGTAAGCTTTTGGTGATGCTATTCATCGCACTGGTTTTCGCTGTGCTGTTTCTTGGTAAAGGGTTAACGGTTGATAATTATCACTATTTCCTTTCACGCCGTTTCCCTAAAGTGCTAGCGATGATCTTAGCGGGGATTGCGGTTGCGCAAGCCTCCTTGGTATTTCAAACCGTCACACACAACCGCATTCTGACGCCGAGCATCTTAGGCTTCGATAATCTGTACTTGCTCACTCAAACGCTGATTGTGGTCGGTTTTGGCACCGTTAGCCATCTCGTTCTCAATGTGTATTTGAACTTCACGCTCTCCGCCGTGGTGATGGTGCTGTTTTCCATCGCGTTGTTTGGCTTTTATTTTCAACGCGGTGAACGCAACTTGATCACGTTGTTGCTGGTCGGCTTGATCCTTGGTCAGCTATTTGCCAACGTGGCCGCCTTTTTCATGATGATCATGGACCCGAACGATTTTGCCACTGTGCAAGCAAGCATGTTTGCCAGCTTTAACCATGTTGATGGTGGTTTGGTATTGTTTGTCACGCCGATGTTGTTGCTTGCGACCTTCTTGCTGCTGAGAATGAGCCGCGTGTTGGATGTTTTTTGGCTCGATAGAGACAACGCGGTGAGCCTAGGTATCGATGTAGACCGTGTCACCAAGCGCGTGCTGCTCTACAGTGCGCTGTTGGTTGCTATCTCCACTGCGCTGGTTGGCCCAATCATGTTTTTTGGTTTGTTGGTGACGAACTTAGCGAGGGAGATTTTCCGTACCTATCGCCATACGATTTTGCTTCCAGGGTGCGCGCTCTTTGCTGTGTGTGCGCTGCTCGTTGGTCAATGGATGGTGGAGAACGTGCTGGCGTTTCAAACCACCTTGAGTGTGATCATCAATTTTATCGGTGGCGTGTACTTTATTTCCATGCTGCTGCGTAACCGTATTGTTTAA
- the vctD gene encoding iron chelate uptake ABC transporter permease subunit VctD, whose translation MKKLLLVVFFCALASMFVGVGDVSLQKLLAGDEEALNLLFTSRIPRLLAILLSGAGLSIAGLIMQQISQNRFAAPSTSGTIECTMFGYVLSLVLFGHGNSWLMVFGSAMVGTLMFVSFIQHIQFKNAVFVPLVGIIFGNVMESAAHFIAYKYDAMQNLSGWSVANFANLLQGDYELLYIAVPVAIFSYLYATRISAVGLGKEFAINLGLNYQQVVVIGVLLVSVMTASVVMIVGQLPFLGLIVPNLVSHFYGDNLRRNIPLTALYGALIVLCCDIIGRLIIFPYEIPISMVIAILGGGVFIYLLLGGKQRV comes from the coding sequence TTGAAAAAGTTATTGCTTGTTGTGTTTTTTTGCGCTTTAGCGTCAATGTTTGTTGGAGTGGGCGATGTCTCACTCCAAAAGCTGCTCGCTGGCGATGAAGAAGCCCTCAACTTATTGTTTACCAGTCGAATCCCTCGTTTGCTCGCCATTCTGCTTTCTGGTGCAGGGCTGAGCATCGCTGGCCTAATCATGCAGCAGATAAGTCAAAACCGTTTTGCTGCGCCATCCACCTCTGGCACGATTGAATGCACTATGTTCGGCTATGTGCTCAGTTTGGTTCTTTTTGGCCATGGCAACAGTTGGCTGATGGTGTTTGGTAGCGCCATGGTTGGCACCTTGATGTTTGTCTCTTTCATCCAGCACATTCAGTTTAAGAACGCCGTGTTCGTTCCGTTGGTGGGCATCATTTTCGGCAATGTTATGGAATCGGCAGCCCACTTTATCGCCTACAAATATGATGCAATGCAGAATCTATCCGGTTGGTCTGTCGCGAACTTTGCCAACCTGTTACAGGGCGACTACGAGTTGCTGTATATCGCTGTGCCTGTTGCCATTTTCAGTTATCTCTATGCCACGCGCATTTCTGCCGTTGGCCTTGGAAAAGAGTTTGCCATCAATCTAGGACTCAACTATCAGCAAGTGGTGGTGATCGGTGTGCTGCTGGTGTCGGTGATGACCGCAAGTGTGGTGATGATTGTCGGGCAACTGCCGTTTTTGGGCTTGATCGTACCAAATCTAGTCAGCCATTTTTATGGCGACAATCTGCGCCGCAACATTCCGCTTACCGCCTTGTATGGCGCTTTGATCGTCCTGTGCTGCGATATTATTGGACGCCTGATTATCTTCCCATATGAAATACCAATTTCGATGGTGATTGCCATTCTTGGTGGCGGCGTGTTTATTTATCTGTTACTCGGAGGTAAGCAGCGTGTCTGA
- the vctC gene encoding iron chelate ABC transporter ATP-binding protein VctC — MITLEKITKHFGKQTVVDKASAQFEKGKVTSIIGPNGAGKSTLLSMASRLTQRDGGSVFIDCKELSDWDTKALAKKLAVLRQANSITMRFTIREMVAFGRFPHCGGRLTAQDEQEIDQAVAYLDLQEIQHKYLDELSGGQRQLAFIAMVIAQDTDYVFLDEPLNNLDIRHSLQIMRTIGQLAREMNKAVVVVIHDINFASCYSDNIIALKQGKIVANGPVDEVIQAQVLEQIYETPFHVIEQHGKRMCTYY, encoded by the coding sequence ATGATTACTTTAGAAAAAATCACCAAACATTTTGGTAAACAAACCGTTGTGGATAAGGCCAGTGCGCAGTTTGAAAAAGGCAAAGTTACCTCGATTATTGGCCCCAATGGCGCAGGTAAAAGTACATTGCTTTCAATGGCTTCTAGGCTGACACAGCGCGATGGCGGTTCAGTGTTCATTGATTGCAAAGAGTTGAGTGACTGGGACACCAAAGCGCTGGCAAAAAAATTGGCGGTGTTACGTCAGGCCAACAGCATTACCATGCGTTTTACCATTCGCGAAATGGTCGCTTTTGGCCGTTTTCCCCACTGTGGCGGGCGTTTAACCGCCCAAGATGAACAGGAGATCGATCAAGCGGTCGCCTATCTTGATCTGCAAGAAATTCAGCACAAGTATTTGGATGAGCTCAGCGGTGGCCAGCGTCAGCTCGCGTTTATCGCCATGGTAATTGCGCAAGATACCGATTATGTGTTTCTCGATGAGCCACTCAACAACCTCGATATTCGGCATTCGCTGCAAATCATGCGAACGATTGGTCAGTTAGCCAGAGAGATGAACAAAGCGGTGGTGGTGGTTATCCATGATATTAACTTTGCTTCCTGTTATTCCGACAACATCATCGCGCTCAAACAGGGCAAGATTGTGGCAAATGGTCCGGTTGATGAGGTGATCCAAGCGCAGGTTCTCGAACAGATTTACGAAACGCCCTTTCACGTCATTGAGCAGCATGGCAAACGGATGTGCACCTACTACTAA
- a CDS encoding TonB-dependent siderophore receptor, protein MEKRHNRQFRPSALCLAIGLIMSGHSFAQENASDERVVVWGTHVSSNTESMVSDDISLKQADHMSDLLREIPGVDVGGTHSVNQRITIRGLGETDLDIRLDGASQHANMFHHVGNLTLNPDILKAAEIQVGNNSVAQNGLGGSVYFETKDARDLLRYDESFGVRVYGGYASNDSQQRSLTLYGLLGEPLDYMLYANYVTRDDFKDGNGDTTFGSAGDVYNILGKLGYEISNLHRLELSYDLYRDEGDYSPRPDMSGGANQGLSQDKLIPTEYNRDTVTLGYELRGDKHQGKVTLYTTKTKITRDESVMAGQWQLNRVGKNSAENQNDGVNAKFVSNFDLAERRNALTYGFDYMDKTSSSTYVGKQFMKESAKSFALFVEDQVWLTERFSITAGLRSDDYKREATTGTHKFDDVTWALATEWQASDTWSVFASTRSLFKGPELMETFVAFQDVAYLADDIKAETGQNTQGGVKFNQRVDKHAFGANLTLFKTDIDDYIAEAYDKATESYLYYNMADVEIKGFEAAVSYGYDAFNGKLSYAKSDIKNKQTGGVVLAPNLRSMDVGDSIALNLDYYAASWDVLLGWSSMLVLEEDNVSAGAPVKEAYNTHNLYAQWIPQKVDGLTVTFGIDNLFDETYTSHASRSGVARGFTLDDYEPGRNIKLSAAYQF, encoded by the coding sequence ATGGAAAAACGTCATAATCGTCAGTTCCGACCTTCTGCTCTTTGTCTTGCAATCGGTCTGATTATGTCAGGACACAGTTTTGCTCAAGAAAATGCAAGTGATGAACGCGTCGTTGTTTGGGGAACGCACGTTTCCAGCAACACAGAATCGATGGTGTCGGACGACATCTCACTTAAGCAAGCGGATCATATGTCGGATCTGCTGCGCGAGATCCCGGGCGTGGATGTTGGTGGAACGCACTCCGTGAACCAGCGCATCACAATTCGTGGTCTTGGGGAAACGGATCTGGATATTCGTTTGGACGGTGCATCACAACATGCCAACATGTTTCACCACGTCGGTAACTTAACGCTCAACCCAGACATCTTAAAAGCGGCGGAGATTCAAGTGGGGAACAACTCTGTTGCCCAAAACGGGCTAGGAGGCTCAGTCTATTTTGAAACCAAAGATGCTCGCGATTTGCTGCGCTATGACGAGTCGTTTGGCGTTCGTGTGTATGGCGGCTACGCCAGCAATGACAGCCAGCAGAGATCACTGACACTTTACGGCCTGCTCGGTGAGCCGCTTGATTACATGCTGTATGCCAACTATGTGACCCGTGATGATTTCAAAGACGGAAATGGCGACACCACGTTTGGTAGTGCGGGTGATGTTTACAATATTCTCGGTAAGTTAGGCTATGAGATCAGCAATCTGCATCGCTTGGAACTGAGCTACGATTTGTATCGTGATGAGGGCGATTACAGCCCAAGACCTGATATGTCGGGCGGTGCAAACCAAGGCTTGTCTCAGGATAAGTTGATTCCGACGGAGTACAACCGTGACACGGTGACGTTGGGTTATGAACTGCGCGGTGACAAACATCAAGGCAAAGTGACGCTCTACACCACTAAAACCAAAATTACGCGTGATGAATCTGTCATGGCAGGACAATGGCAACTTAACCGAGTTGGCAAAAACTCGGCGGAAAACCAAAACGATGGTGTAAATGCGAAGTTTGTATCGAATTTTGACCTGGCTGAGCGCAGAAATGCGCTGACATACGGTTTTGATTACATGGATAAAACCTCGTCATCAACCTATGTTGGTAAGCAATTTATGAAAGAAAGTGCCAAGTCTTTCGCCCTGTTTGTGGAGGATCAAGTTTGGTTGACGGAGCGTTTCTCCATCACCGCAGGTCTGCGCTCAGACGACTATAAACGCGAAGCAACAACAGGAACTCATAAGTTTGATGATGTGACTTGGGCTCTAGCTACCGAGTGGCAAGCAAGCGACACTTGGAGCGTATTTGCCAGCACTCGCTCCTTGTTCAAAGGCCCTGAACTGATGGAAACCTTTGTCGCTTTTCAAGACGTTGCTTACCTCGCCGATGATATTAAAGCGGAAACCGGGCAAAACACGCAAGGGGGTGTGAAATTTAATCAGCGTGTCGATAAACACGCGTTTGGCGCCAATCTGACGCTGTTTAAAACCGATATTGATGACTATATAGCCGAAGCGTACGATAAGGCTACAGAGTCATACCTTTACTACAACATGGCTGATGTGGAGATCAAAGGTTTCGAAGCGGCCGTTTCATACGGTTATGACGCTTTCAACGGTAAGCTTTCCTACGCCAAATCTGATATCAAGAACAAACAGACAGGTGGTGTAGTATTAGCGCCAAATCTACGCAGTATGGATGTGGGTGATAGTATCGCACTTAACCTAGATTACTATGCAGCGTCATGGGATGTGCTATTGGGGTGGAGCTCAATGTTGGTACTTGAGGAAGACAACGTCTCGGCTGGCGCACCAGTGAAAGAAGCGTACAACACTCACAATCTCTACGCGCAGTGGATCCCGCAGAAAGTCGATGGTTTGACCGTGACCTTTGGTATCGACAATCTGTTTGATGAGACCTACACCTCGCACGCGTCTCGCTCTGGGGTTGCCAGAGGATTTACCTTAGACGACTACGAACCGGGCCGAAACATCAAACTTTCTGCGGCCTACCAATTCTAA
- a CDS encoding universal stress protein, with the protein MTHIIACIDGSTYSQSVAELGAWTAKSLNAPLTLLHVLDKSEQETTSELSGNIGLGSREHLLQELIELDEKRAKVALQHGKALLNDLQEQLHSSGLHDVTKLQKHGHLLETLLDLEADTRVLVVGKSGNLHKNDTLAIGSQLESVVRSIKAHILVATDQFVQPTSYLLAFDGSEISQKLVEKALKTPLLAGMACHLIMVEDANGKAQAFNQAAATLRESGIEVTQATLQGDVHRAILDYQQQHQLGMIVMGAYGHSKLRQFFLGSNTTRLLAESHVPMLLIR; encoded by the coding sequence ATGACCCATATTATCGCCTGTATCGATGGTTCAACTTACTCGCAGTCTGTCGCTGAACTTGGCGCTTGGACGGCGAAAAGCCTTAACGCCCCGCTCACCTTACTGCATGTACTCGACAAATCTGAGCAAGAAACGACAAGCGAGCTGTCGGGCAACATCGGCCTTGGCAGCCGTGAGCACCTGCTGCAAGAGCTGATTGAGTTAGATGAAAAGCGCGCCAAAGTCGCCCTTCAGCATGGCAAAGCGCTGCTGAATGATCTGCAAGAGCAACTGCACAGCTCGGGTTTGCACGATGTGACTAAGCTGCAAAAACATGGCCATTTGTTGGAAACCTTACTGGATTTGGAAGCTGACACTCGCGTTTTAGTGGTGGGCAAGTCAGGCAATTTGCATAAAAACGATACCTTAGCGATCGGTTCACAACTCGAAAGCGTGGTTCGTTCAATCAAAGCCCATATCCTAGTGGCAACAGACCAGTTTGTGCAGCCAACCAGCTACTTACTGGCGTTTGACGGTAGCGAAATAAGCCAGAAATTAGTCGAAAAAGCGCTCAAAACGCCACTACTCGCAGGAATGGCTTGCCATTTGATCATGGTGGAAGATGCCAACGGTAAAGCGCAAGCGTTTAACCAAGCCGCCGCGACATTGCGTGAAAGCGGCATTGAGGTCACGCAAGCCACTTTGCAAGGCGACGTGCATCGCGCCATCTTAGATTATCAGCAACAGCATCAACTGGGCATGATTGTGATGGGCGCTTACGGCCACTCGAAATTGCGCCAGTTTTTCTTAGGCAGCAATACCACTCGGCTACTGGCCGAATCTCACGTGCCTATGTTGTTGATTCGTTGA